The proteins below are encoded in one region of Candidatus Thiodiazotropha sp. LNASS1:
- a CDS encoding O-succinylhomoserine sulfhydrylase has protein sequence MGEQNYGDWGFSTQAVRVGHHRTPEGEHAEPIFPTSSFVFRSAAEAAARFSGDEPGNIYSRFTNPTVRTFEERLAALEGGECCVATASGMSAIMSTCIGLLQTGDHIVSSQSVFGSTTMLFNKYLTRFGIETSFVDLNDPQAWEAALRPETKLLFLETPSNPLTDVADITHLSELAHARDCLLVVDNCFCTPALQQPLKLGADIVIHSATKFLDGQGRCVGGAVVGSQEVVGDAVFGVLRTAGPTMSPFNAWVFLKGLETLELRMHAHSRNAQVLAEWLEQHPQIERVYFPGLASHPQHALAMKQQRAPGSIVSFNVKGGQPAAWTVIDSTRVLSITANLGDTKTTITHPATTTHGRLTPEERSQAGIQNGLVRIAVGLENVEDIKNDLARGLDRL, from the coding sequence ATGGGGGAACAGAACTATGGAGATTGGGGGTTTTCTACCCAGGCTGTGCGCGTAGGACACCACCGTACACCGGAAGGTGAGCATGCTGAGCCGATCTTTCCGACTTCCAGCTTTGTCTTCCGCAGTGCCGCCGAGGCCGCGGCGCGATTCAGTGGTGATGAGCCGGGTAACATCTATTCACGTTTCACCAATCCCACGGTAAGAACTTTCGAAGAGCGACTGGCGGCGTTGGAGGGAGGAGAGTGTTGCGTCGCTACCGCATCCGGCATGTCGGCAATCATGTCGACATGCATCGGCTTACTGCAGACGGGTGACCACATTGTCTCATCGCAAAGCGTGTTCGGGTCGACCACCATGCTATTCAACAAGTACCTCACCCGATTCGGCATAGAGACCAGTTTTGTCGACCTCAATGATCCGCAGGCCTGGGAGGCCGCACTTCGTCCGGAAACGAAACTGCTGTTTCTCGAGACCCCTTCCAACCCACTGACAGATGTGGCTGATATCACTCACTTGAGTGAGTTGGCGCATGCCCGTGATTGCCTGCTGGTGGTGGACAACTGCTTTTGCACGCCTGCCCTGCAGCAACCACTCAAGTTGGGGGCGGATATCGTCATTCACTCGGCAACAAAGTTTCTGGATGGCCAGGGGCGTTGTGTCGGGGGGGCTGTGGTGGGCAGTCAAGAAGTGGTTGGCGATGCTGTATTCGGGGTACTGCGAACCGCAGGTCCAACCATGAGTCCATTCAATGCCTGGGTCTTCCTTAAGGGACTTGAAACACTCGAACTGCGCATGCACGCCCATTCACGCAATGCCCAAGTATTGGCCGAATGGCTGGAGCAGCATCCACAGATCGAGCGTGTCTATTTTCCCGGCCTTGCGAGTCATCCTCAACACGCCCTGGCGATGAAACAGCAGCGTGCGCCCGGCAGTATTGTCTCTTTCAATGTCAAGGGCGGGCAGCCGGCGGCATGGACAGTCATCGATTCCACCCGAGTACTCTCAATCACGGCCAATCTTGGCGATACCAAGACGACTATCACCCATCCGGCGACCACGACACACGGCAGATTGACACCCGAGGAGCGAAGCCAGGCCGGAATACAAAACGGTCTGGTGCGCATCGCTGTGGGGCTGGAAAATGTTGAGGATATCAAAAACGATCTGGCCCGCGGTCTCGATCGTTTGTGA
- a CDS encoding class I SAM-dependent methyltransferase, translating into MNSNDFQSLRDKWDRHHADADKRPTPAEVLERNLHLLPAKGTALDLACGIGGNALTLARHGLDTVAWDISPVAIQRLKTYAAEAGLKNLSAEVRDVEQLPPSPNSFDLIVVSFYLERTLIPDLIEALLPDGLIFYQTFIQAAVSNLGPSNPAFRLADNELLHLFSSLKLRYYREENLLGNLEEGTRDVAMLVAEKS; encoded by the coding sequence GTGAACAGCAACGATTTTCAAAGCCTGCGTGACAAGTGGGACAGGCACCATGCCGATGCGGATAAACGTCCCACTCCCGCAGAGGTTCTGGAAAGAAATCTGCATCTGCTGCCAGCCAAGGGTACCGCACTGGATCTTGCCTGTGGAATAGGAGGCAATGCGCTGACCCTGGCGCGTCACGGACTGGATACAGTGGCATGGGATATCTCCCCCGTCGCCATTCAGCGGCTTAAGACCTATGCCGCAGAAGCGGGATTGAAGAATCTATCAGCAGAAGTGCGTGATGTAGAACAGTTGCCTCCATCTCCCAACAGCTTTGATCTGATAGTTGTCAGTTTTTATCTTGAGAGGACCTTGATACCTGATCTGATCGAGGCATTGTTACCGGACGGTTTGATCTTCTATCAGACCTTCATACAGGCTGCTGTGTCGAACCTGGGACCGAGTAACCCGGCCTTCAGATTGGCGGATAATGAGCTGTTGCATCTGTTCTCCAGTTTGAAACTGCGATATTACCGTGAGGAGAATCTTTTGGGTAACCTGGAGGAAGGTACGCGGGATGTGGCAATGCTGGTAGCGGAAAAATCATGA
- a CDS encoding MBL fold metallo-hydrolase, producing the protein MKIHIRQLFDRQSSTYTYLVWEANSREAAIIDSVSEQIERDVRLIDELGLTLKVALETHIHADHITGSGQLRERLGCQVAVHEKAACDCTDLKLTDGDIVHLGNEKLEIIHTPGHTDNDISILAEGVVFSGDILLIRGSGRTDFQSGDPGISYDSITQRLFSLADDTVIYPAHDYNGFTSSTVGEEKRCNPRLGNATPRSDYIQIMQAMKLDKPEHMDIAIPGNLACGLK; encoded by the coding sequence GTGAAGATACACATACGACAGCTATTCGACCGACAATCGAGCACCTATACCTACCTGGTATGGGAAGCAAACAGCCGTGAGGCGGCGATAATCGACTCTGTGAGCGAACAGATTGAACGTGATGTCAGGTTGATCGATGAGTTGGGCCTGACCCTGAAGGTCGCCTTGGAAACCCATATTCACGCAGACCATATCACAGGAAGCGGACAGCTTCGCGAACGGCTGGGCTGTCAAGTGGCGGTGCATGAAAAGGCGGCATGCGATTGTACTGATCTCAAACTGACCGATGGCGATATCGTTCATCTGGGTAATGAAAAGCTCGAGATCATCCACACGCCGGGGCATACCGATAACGATATCTCCATTCTTGCCGAAGGAGTGGTTTTTAGCGGCGATATCCTCTTGATACGCGGCAGTGGCCGTACTGACTTTCAGTCGGGGGATCCTGGCATATCCTACGACTCAATCACCCAACGGTTGTTCAGCCTTGCGGATGATACGGTGATATATCCAGCCCATGACTATAACGGTTTTACCAGCAGCACCGTGGGTGAAGAGAAGCGTTGCAATCCCAGGTTGGGGAATGCAACCCCACGTAGTGACTATATTCAAATCATGCAGGCAATGAAGCTGGACAAGCCTGAGCACATGGATATCGCGATACCCGGTAACCTGGCGTGTGGCTTGAAATAA
- a CDS encoding tetratricopeptide repeat protein yields the protein MQRENLEKMLEQGNDNALLRYTLGSLCLKEKDADMAVRHLAEALKQDPNHSASWKLYGKALAALNREEEARKAYRKGIAVAEARGDVQAAKEMGVFLKRLE from the coding sequence ATGCAACGAGAAAACCTGGAGAAGATGCTCGAACAGGGGAATGACAACGCCCTGTTACGCTATACATTGGGTTCGCTCTGTTTGAAGGAAAAGGACGCGGATATGGCCGTAAGGCATCTGGCCGAGGCGCTGAAACAAGACCCAAACCATTCAGCAAGTTGGAAATTGTATGGTAAGGCACTGGCCGCATTGAACAGGGAGGAAGAGGCAAGGAAGGCCTATCGGAAGGGGATTGCCGTAGCTGAGGCCCGCGGGGATGTCCAGGCAGCTAAAGAGATGGGTGTCTTTTTGAAGCGGCTCGAATAA
- the hemF gene encoding oxygen-dependent coproporphyrinogen oxidase, whose amino-acid sequence MDQPDKQQVKEYLLQLQQTICCALEEEDGKARFFQDSWQREPGAHLGGGGISAVLQEGEVFEQAGVNFSHVTGDQLPGSATAHRPELAGRAFEAMGVSLVIHPNNPYVPTSHANIRFFIAEKADQVPVWWFGGGFDLTPYYGNDEDCRHWHKMANLACRPFGDDVYAKYKAWCDDYFYLKHRQEPRGIGGLFFDDLNEWGFETCFDFMQSVGDHYLLAYMPIVKRRRDTEYGERERNFQLYRRGRYVEFNLVYDRGTLFGLQSGGRTESILMSLPPLVRWQYNWQPEPGSAEALLYDRYLKPREWLGPVDRP is encoded by the coding sequence ATGGATCAACCCGATAAGCAACAGGTCAAAGAGTACCTGCTACAGCTGCAACAGACGATTTGCTGTGCGTTGGAAGAGGAGGATGGCAAAGCACGCTTTTTCCAGGATAGCTGGCAGCGTGAGCCCGGCGCGCACCTGGGAGGGGGTGGTATCAGCGCGGTCCTCCAGGAGGGTGAAGTATTCGAACAGGCTGGAGTCAATTTTTCCCATGTCACCGGTGATCAGTTGCCCGGCTCGGCGACCGCACATCGACCGGAACTGGCGGGACGTGCCTTCGAAGCCATGGGTGTATCCCTGGTCATTCATCCCAACAATCCCTATGTACCCACATCGCATGCCAATATCCGTTTTTTTATCGCAGAAAAAGCGGATCAGGTGCCGGTATGGTGGTTTGGCGGCGGATTCGATCTCACGCCTTACTACGGTAATGACGAGGATTGCCGGCATTGGCACAAAATGGCCAACCTGGCCTGCCGGCCCTTTGGTGACGATGTGTACGCCAAATACAAGGCCTGGTGCGATGACTATTTCTATCTCAAACACCGCCAGGAGCCACGCGGCATCGGCGGCCTCTTCTTTGATGATCTCAATGAGTGGGGATTTGAAACGTGCTTCGATTTCATGCAGAGCGTGGGTGATCACTATCTTCTGGCCTACATGCCGATCGTAAAACGACGCCGCGATACCGAGTATGGCGAGCGGGAGCGCAATTTTCAGCTCTATCGCCGCGGCCGATACGTGGAGTTCAATCTTGTTTACGATCGGGGCACACTGTTCGGTCTGCAGTCAGGGGGGCGTACAGAATCGATACTTATGTCACTGCCGCCCCTGGTGCGCTGGCAATACAACTGGCAGCCGGAACCGGGCAGTGCGGAGGCGCTACTCTATGATCGTTATCTCAAGCCGAGGGAATGGTTAGGGCCTGTTGACAGGCCCTAG
- a CDS encoding DUF938 domain-containing protein, giving the protein MKPYSEACDENKAPILEVLLRLFRDVQTVLEIGSGTGQHAVHFAAAMPHLTWQTSDMEENHPGIHAWLREAALPNVRNPLGLDVSRAWPAGEYDAIFSANTTHIMSWPEVELMFQGVGQVLKRGGCFALYGPFNYQGGYTSESNQRFDQWLKSRDPLSGIRDFEMLDELAASNHLIFSEDVEMPVNNRILVWYRDR; this is encoded by the coding sequence ATGAAACCCTACTCAGAAGCCTGTGATGAGAATAAAGCGCCCATCCTGGAAGTGCTTCTACGCCTGTTCCGTGATGTTCAGACCGTCCTTGAGATCGGCAGCGGTACCGGTCAGCATGCGGTCCACTTCGCCGCCGCCATGCCCCACCTAACCTGGCAGACCAGTGACATGGAGGAGAATCATCCGGGGATCCATGCCTGGTTGCGGGAGGCCGCTCTGCCCAATGTTCGCAATCCGCTCGGGCTGGATGTGAGTCGTGCATGGCCTGCCGGGGAGTATGATGCGATCTTCAGTGCCAATACCACCCACATCATGTCATGGCCTGAAGTCGAACTGATGTTTCAGGGAGTCGGGCAGGTACTGAAACGAGGAGGCTGTTTTGCACTCTATGGCCCATTCAATTATCAGGGAGGGTATACCAGCGAAAGCAATCAAAGGTTTGATCAGTGGCTGAAATCAAGGGATCCCTTGAGTGGTATTCGGGATTTCGAAATGCTCGATGAACTCGCCGCTTCAAATCATCTGATCTTCTCCGAGGATGTGGAGATGCCTGTGAATAACCGAATTCTGGTGTGGTACAGGGATCGCTGA